One genomic region from Streptomyces venezuelae encodes:
- a CDS encoding helix-turn-helix domain-containing protein, which yields MLSALGLDTMAEAVYRAMLADPRGGVAALAARVGATEQQVRDGLDVLSELALVRPSADNGGLRAVSPDLGMEVLMARQQAQITAQQQRLEASRAAAAQLISEYADLRPAGASPGVEQLIGLDQIRDRLARLTREVRHEVMTFAPGGPQTEENIAASRPLDAELLGRGVRTRVVYLDSVRHHRPTVEYARWTASLGGEVRTAASLATRLIIVDRSTAVIPVSSENTAGGAVVLTGQGTLTALCALYESVWAAAHPLGEAPVRDVHGLSAQEAALISLLSEGHTDETIGKRLGVSTRTARRIASDLMERLGARSRFEAGVRAVQHGWLPAQEG from the coding sequence ATGCTGTCTGCGCTGGGTCTCGACACGATGGCCGAGGCCGTCTACCGGGCGATGCTGGCCGATCCGCGGGGCGGGGTGGCGGCGCTGGCCGCCCGCGTCGGCGCGACGGAACAGCAGGTACGTGACGGACTCGACGTCCTCAGCGAGCTCGCACTCGTCCGGCCCTCGGCCGACAACGGCGGCCTGCGCGCGGTCTCGCCCGACCTTGGGATGGAAGTCCTGATGGCCCGCCAGCAGGCCCAGATCACCGCCCAGCAGCAGCGGCTCGAGGCCTCCCGTGCGGCGGCCGCCCAGTTGATCTCCGAGTACGCCGACCTGCGGCCGGCCGGCGCCAGCCCGGGAGTCGAGCAGCTGATCGGCCTGGACCAGATCCGGGACCGCCTCGCGCGGCTGACTCGTGAGGTCCGCCACGAAGTCATGACCTTCGCACCTGGAGGCCCGCAGACGGAAGAGAACATTGCCGCGTCGCGCCCCCTGGACGCCGAGTTGCTGGGGCGCGGGGTGCGGACCAGGGTCGTGTACCTGGACAGCGTCCGCCACCACCGGCCGACCGTGGAGTACGCGCGCTGGACGGCCTCCCTGGGCGGAGAGGTCCGCACCGCGGCTTCGCTCGCCACCCGTCTGATCATCGTGGACCGATCGACCGCGGTGATCCCTGTGAGCAGTGAGAACACCGCGGGCGGTGCCGTCGTGCTGACCGGGCAGGGAACGCTGACCGCGCTGTGCGCGCTGTACGAGAGCGTGTGGGCCGCGGCGCACCCGCTCGGGGAGGCCCCGGTCCGTGATGTCCACGGCCTGAGTGCGCAGGAGGCCGCCCTCATCTCCCTGCTCTCCGAGGGGCACACGGACGAGACGATCGGCAAGCGGCTCGGGGTGTCAACGCGTACGGCCCGGCGGATCGCCAGCGACCTCATGGAACGCCTCGGCGCGCGCAGCCGGTTCGAGGCGGGTGTCCGGGCGGTGCAGCACGGATGGCTGCCCGCGCAAGAGGGCTGA
- a CDS encoding ALF repeat-containing protein, whose amino-acid sequence MAQRSRQFSRRRILAAFAGVAAACALPECTVLTRPAYAADGAGAAPLPAGSGLPDTERGRVVWAYRTGGRAVRTAAAAALVGSAADVTTFLAEKLPVARAEDNRFTLTQSLVMAGRATRESIGVALSGGTGAVEAYLVDGFQSAVREDLRVAVTTVMARGARAVKREGSAALDAGSDFALRAFLSGGQFTAQEEDERVRVTSILVTASPQVRLYAQRALEDGTPRAIRWFLETGQYIARARDEETATIQQLVKVVEAEGQRAGRKSDEAVELSEQAVKSAENAKKAALEAKAEAEAAGHDVERSAAAANKAARAARGAAAAASTAVSASRTAQAASQRCVVAAQAAAAAAAAAGRAAAQAYHAAIGASKDASMAEAARTAARAATAMVQYVRTVAQKAGMAAVAAEAADAAGAAAAGSALNAAAAARASADAALASGAAKSEAAIAQREAAVAEAAAARATQAAAKSRSLAGQAAAAAHVAREAAESAADHAEKAAARALDAANHAGQAVDYANRSTEAANAAVEAANKAAAAVDKAREVEQAAREAETARLAEETAEAIEQAKLAAAAETDQLARYDRERTQEARLSAELLALIASAESALAGGRTAEAVAAGRRAAIQLVDRSGTWTRQAAEFALAGSDEDVVHWIDADRLIALQQDNIENVVAMAAISTKNVALAAVDVLKTEDHAKVRTFLETGAIVAAKEDNRVEVTTVLADETTGTAVRRAAVAALEAGTAQALHTFLHVERAKAVREDDEVAATTLLANGGPYVKAAAEIALEGDTHMLRQFIATTQYEFARIDHDHATHISAVRAMIAGAAKTAQEAQENAARASEAAALARDAAQKATEWAALAKGYAAAAKLSAEEARKNAEAAEGSAAEAARSAETARQAAAAARQASSVARSAATRAVRSATEAAAHAANAAASAAAARQSALAAGASAAEAAQSALQAKDLVLEAARQEAIQKALDNAKTPITPGTNGLPQGAESCLTPFGRPVESGNSTTPWELGWHWLTGSGPTSQCFGPNDDFTRIYREHQHTREALAFFADRTRAGNYELGHTLKYDYSLGGFDGAWKYLQDYGTLSTAGLTGNLAYTFLGSHQVRMTPIRKNADGSVVWRYSAYNESDIESATHPPVIGYTDWWSNNVGSLIDRIVGDSGPMSPKTQVIEFDVTLGP is encoded by the coding sequence ATGGCTCAGCGTTCACGACAGTTCAGCAGACGCCGGATACTCGCCGCCTTCGCGGGGGTGGCAGCAGCTTGCGCACTCCCGGAGTGCACCGTGCTCACCCGCCCCGCGTATGCGGCGGACGGGGCCGGAGCCGCCCCCCTGCCCGCGGGCTCCGGTCTGCCGGACACCGAGCGGGGCCGGGTCGTCTGGGCGTACCGGACGGGCGGCCGCGCCGTCCGCACCGCGGCTGCCGCGGCCCTGGTGGGGAGCGCCGCGGACGTGACGACGTTCCTCGCCGAGAAGCTGCCCGTGGCCCGGGCCGAGGACAACCGGTTCACGCTCACGCAATCGCTGGTGATGGCGGGCAGGGCGACCCGCGAGAGCATCGGCGTGGCGCTGTCCGGCGGCACGGGGGCGGTGGAGGCGTACCTCGTGGACGGCTTCCAGAGCGCGGTGCGCGAGGACCTCAGGGTGGCCGTGACCACGGTCATGGCGCGCGGTGCCCGTGCCGTGAAGCGGGAGGGCTCCGCCGCGCTGGACGCCGGGTCCGACTTCGCGCTCCGCGCCTTCCTGAGCGGCGGACAGTTCACCGCTCAGGAAGAGGACGAGCGGGTACGGGTGACGTCCATCCTCGTGACCGCGTCGCCGCAGGTGCGGCTGTACGCGCAGCGGGCGCTGGAGGACGGGACGCCGCGGGCCATCCGATGGTTCCTGGAGACGGGCCAGTACATCGCCCGGGCCCGTGACGAGGAGACGGCGACGATCCAGCAGCTCGTCAAGGTCGTCGAGGCGGAAGGGCAGCGCGCCGGCCGGAAGTCGGACGAGGCCGTCGAGCTGTCCGAGCAGGCGGTCAAGTCGGCGGAGAACGCGAAGAAGGCGGCGCTGGAGGCGAAGGCCGAGGCCGAAGCCGCCGGACACGACGTCGAGCGCTCCGCCGCCGCCGCGAACAAGGCGGCTCGGGCCGCCAGGGGAGCCGCTGCCGCCGCGTCGACCGCGGTGTCGGCCTCGCGGACCGCGCAGGCCGCCTCTCAGCGCTGCGTGGTCGCCGCGCAGGCCGCGGCCGCCGCGGCCGCGGCGGCGGGACGCGCCGCCGCCCAGGCGTACCACGCGGCGATCGGCGCCTCGAAGGACGCCTCGATGGCGGAGGCCGCCCGGACGGCGGCGCGGGCCGCGACGGCCATGGTGCAGTACGTCCGCACGGTGGCCCAGAAGGCGGGCATGGCGGCCGTGGCCGCGGAAGCCGCCGACGCCGCGGGCGCGGCCGCCGCCGGATCGGCCCTCAACGCGGCAGCGGCCGCCAGGGCGTCGGCCGACGCGGCACTGGCCTCCGGCGCCGCGAAGTCCGAGGCCGCCATCGCACAGCGGGAAGCCGCCGTGGCGGAGGCCGCCGCCGCCCGGGCGACGCAGGCCGCGGCCAAGTCCCGGTCACTGGCCGGGCAGGCGGCCGCCGCCGCCCACGTGGCGCGCGAAGCGGCCGAAAGCGCCGCCGATCACGCCGAGAAGGCGGCCGCGCGGGCTCTGGACGCGGCGAACCACGCAGGCCAGGCCGTCGACTACGCCAACCGGTCGACGGAGGCCGCGAACGCGGCCGTCGAGGCGGCGAACAAGGCCGCCGCCGCGGTCGACAAGGCACGCGAGGTGGAGCAGGCGGCCCGCGAGGCCGAGACCGCCCGGCTGGCCGAGGAGACCGCCGAGGCGATCGAGCAGGCGAAGCTGGCGGCGGCCGCGGAGACGGACCAGCTCGCACGGTACGACCGGGAGCGGACGCAGGAAGCGCGGCTGTCCGCGGAACTGCTCGCGCTCATCGCCTCCGCGGAGTCCGCGCTGGCGGGAGGCAGGACCGCTGAGGCCGTGGCGGCCGGGCGCCGGGCCGCGATCCAGCTCGTCGACCGGTCGGGCACATGGACCCGGCAGGCCGCGGAGTTCGCGCTGGCCGGCTCGGACGAGGACGTCGTCCACTGGATCGACGCCGACCGGCTCATCGCCCTGCAGCAGGACAACATCGAGAACGTGGTGGCCATGGCCGCGATCTCCACGAAGAACGTGGCGCTGGCCGCGGTGGACGTCCTCAAGACCGAGGACCACGCGAAGGTCAGGACGTTCCTGGAGACCGGGGCGATCGTGGCGGCGAAGGAGGACAACCGGGTCGAGGTGACCACGGTCCTGGCCGACGAGACCACCGGTACCGCGGTACGGCGTGCGGCCGTCGCCGCTCTGGAGGCGGGCACCGCCCAGGCCCTGCACACCTTCCTGCACGTCGAGCGCGCCAAGGCCGTCCGGGAGGACGACGAGGTGGCGGCCACCACGCTGCTGGCGAACGGGGGTCCCTACGTCAAGGCGGCCGCCGAGATCGCCCTCGAGGGCGACACGCACATGCTGCGCCAGTTCATCGCCACCACGCAGTACGAGTTCGCGCGCATCGACCACGACCACGCCACGCACATCAGCGCGGTCCGGGCGATGATCGCGGGCGCCGCCAAGACGGCCCAGGAGGCACAGGAGAACGCGGCACGGGCCTCCGAGGCGGCCGCCCTCGCCCGCGACGCCGCCCAGAAGGCGACCGAGTGGGCCGCGCTCGCCAAGGGGTACGCCGCGGCCGCGAAGCTGTCCGCCGAGGAGGCGCGCAAGAACGCCGAAGCCGCCGAGGGGTCCGCGGCCGAGGCCGCCCGCTCCGCCGAGACCGCGCGGCAGGCAGCCGCCGCGGCACGGCAGGCGAGCAGCGTGGCCCGGAGCGCGGCGACCCGCGCCGTGCGGTCCGCCACCGAGGCCGCCGCCCACGCCGCGAACGCCGCGGCATCGGCCGCGGCGGCCCGCCAGTCGGCACTCGCGGCAGGAGCGAGCGCCGCCGAAGCCGCGCAGTCGGCACTGCAGGCGAAGGACCTCGTCCTGGAGGCCGCGCGGCAGGAGGCGATCCAGAAGGCGCTGGACAACGCGAAGACGCCCATCACGCCGGGCACGAACGGCCTGCCCCAGGGAGCCGAGAGCTGCCTGACGCCGTTCGGCCGCCCCGTCGAGTCCGGCAACAGCACCACGCCGTGGGAACTGGGCTGGCACTGGCTCACCGGCTCGGGCCCCACGTCGCAGTGCTTCGGCCCGAACGACGACTTCACCCGCATCTACCGTGAGCACCAGCACACCCGGGAGGCGCTCGCCTTCTTCGCCGACCGCACGCGTGCGGGCAACTACGAGCTCGGCCACACCCTCAAGTACGACTACTCCCTCGGCGGGTTCGACGGTGCGTGGAAGTACCTCCAGGACTATGGAACGCTCTCCACGGCCGGTCTCACGGGCAACCTCGCGTACACGTTCCTGGGCTCCCACCAGGTCCGGATGACGCCCATCCGGAAGAACGCGGACGGCTCCGTCGTGTGGCGGTACTCCGCCTACAACGAGTCGGACATCGAGTCCGCGACCCACCCCCCGGTCATCGGCTACACGGACTGGTGGAGCAACAACGTCGGTTCGCTCATCGACAGGATCGTCGGCGACTCCGGTCCGATGTCGCCCAAGACCCAGGTCATCGAGTTCGACGTCACGCTGGGTCCGTGA
- a CDS encoding trypsin-like serine protease, whose protein sequence is MSALRPGTARISGLLVTTTAVAAGLVPAAHAVSGPEAAAGQHTSVVKLNIGDEATGRGCTGSLVDSSWVLTAASCFAATPGTPLPAGAPALKSTVTLGDGKRIEVDALVPRDDRDVVLARLKTPATGPAGITTAGAAPAADADLTAVGLGRTKTEWAPGKAHTGAFTLSASDATTLTIAGKGTDAVCKGDTGGPLLNAAGELVGVNSRSWQGGCLGSDPAETRTGAIAARTDGLREWIDGVRATTPGWQTKALVQAGTGLYQAVRLSDGSWTGYTDLQGKVGDLGGIRSTAAAGINGDTHVLAISTSGGLFHTVRKPDGTWSAFGNVFAAANTLGNLTQVSAVSIGHDLHVVAVADGKAFHTVRNGAGSWTPFRQINGSLTGVTAAATASVRGELQVGIVSGGKPYHTIRQTTGTWLGWGDVAQAVGATGPVTSLGMAGTGDETHLVITTDNGTRQYHTIRNFNGTWAGWGDLKGVLGTVTTKAVSAAAVNGELQLAVTTTDGKLLHTTRHTDRTWTTPAPAPLAGIPAAPGNLAITATYTG, encoded by the coding sequence ATGTCTGCACTCCGTCCGGGCACCGCTCGCATCTCGGGTCTGCTCGTCACCACGACCGCCGTCGCCGCGGGCCTCGTCCCCGCCGCCCACGCCGTCTCCGGCCCGGAGGCCGCGGCCGGCCAGCACACCTCCGTCGTCAAGCTGAACATCGGCGACGAGGCGACCGGCCGCGGGTGCACCGGCTCCCTCGTCGACTCCTCGTGGGTCCTCACCGCCGCCAGCTGCTTCGCCGCGACGCCCGGTACGCCCCTGCCGGCCGGTGCGCCCGCGCTGAAGTCCACCGTGACCCTCGGCGACGGCAAGCGGATCGAGGTCGACGCGCTGGTCCCGCGCGACGACCGGGACGTCGTCCTGGCCCGCCTCAAGACCCCCGCCACCGGCCCCGCGGGCATCACGACGGCGGGCGCCGCTCCGGCTGCGGACGCCGATCTGACCGCCGTCGGCCTCGGCCGGACGAAGACCGAGTGGGCGCCGGGCAAGGCCCACACCGGAGCGTTCACCCTGAGCGCCTCCGACGCCACCACCCTGACCATCGCGGGCAAGGGCACCGACGCCGTCTGCAAGGGCGACACCGGCGGGCCGCTCCTGAACGCGGCCGGTGAACTCGTCGGCGTCAACAGCCGGTCCTGGCAGGGCGGCTGCCTGGGCAGCGACCCCGCGGAAACCCGGACCGGCGCCATCGCGGCCCGTACCGACGGGCTGCGCGAGTGGATCGACGGGGTCCGGGCCACGACGCCGGGCTGGCAGACCAAGGCCCTCGTGCAGGCCGGCACCGGCCTCTACCAGGCCGTCCGGCTGTCCGACGGCTCCTGGACCGGATACACCGACCTCCAGGGCAAGGTCGGCGACCTGGGCGGGATCCGCAGCACCGCCGCCGCCGGCATCAACGGCGACACCCACGTACTGGCCATCAGCACCAGCGGCGGACTCTTCCACACCGTCCGCAAGCCGGACGGCACCTGGAGCGCCTTCGGGAACGTGTTCGCCGCGGCCAACACCCTCGGCAACCTCACCCAGGTCTCCGCCGTCTCCATCGGCCACGACCTCCACGTCGTCGCCGTCGCCGACGGCAAGGCCTTCCACACCGTCCGCAACGGCGCGGGCAGCTGGACCCCCTTCCGCCAGATCAACGGCTCCCTCACCGGCGTGACCGCGGCGGCGACGGCCAGCGTCCGCGGCGAGCTCCAGGTCGGCATCGTCAGCGGCGGCAAGCCGTACCACACCATCCGCCAGACCACCGGGACCTGGCTCGGCTGGGGCGATGTCGCCCAGGCCGTCGGCGCCACCGGACCGGTCACCTCCCTCGGCATGGCCGGCACCGGCGACGAGACCCACCTCGTCATCACCACCGACAACGGCACCCGCCAGTACCACACCATCCGCAACTTCAACGGAACCTGGGCCGGCTGGGGCGACCTCAAGGGCGTCCTGGGCACGGTGACCACCAAGGCCGTCTCCGCTGCCGCCGTCAACGGCGAACTCCAGCTCGCCGTCACCACCACCGACGGCAAGCTCCTCCACACCACCCGACACACCGACCGCACCTGGACCACCCCGGCGCCGGCACCCCTCGCGGGGATCCCCGCAGCCCCCGGCAACCTCGCCATCACCGCCACCTACACCGGCTGA
- a CDS encoding GNAT family N-acetyltransferase, with translation MPDDLGRFLTAGPRVGLRPFSPDDAEEFTARARESRELHRPWLFPPCTPEAYAAYAGVLIEDPARAGFLVCEHAEGVPGGRIAGFVNINNIVRGAFRSGALGYGAFAHAAGRGLFSEALGLVLAYAFGPLELHRLEANIQPGNTASRALVSRAGFRLEGFSPAMLFIDGAWRDHERWAITAPESSEGSSVRSPFSLSAP, from the coding sequence ATGCCCGACGATCTTGGCCGTTTCCTCACCGCCGGGCCCCGTGTGGGCCTGCGCCCCTTCTCGCCGGACGACGCCGAGGAGTTCACCGCACGTGCCCGCGAGAGCAGGGAACTCCACCGGCCCTGGCTGTTCCCGCCGTGCACCCCCGAGGCGTACGCCGCCTACGCCGGAGTGCTGATCGAGGACCCGGCGCGCGCCGGATTCCTGGTGTGCGAGCACGCCGAAGGGGTGCCCGGCGGGCGGATCGCCGGCTTCGTCAACATCAACAACATCGTCCGCGGCGCCTTCCGCAGCGGCGCCCTCGGCTACGGCGCCTTCGCGCACGCCGCCGGCCGCGGACTGTTCTCGGAGGCCCTCGGGCTGGTCCTGGCGTACGCCTTCGGGCCCCTGGAGCTGCACCGCCTCGAGGCGAACATCCAGCCCGGCAACACCGCCTCCCGTGCGCTCGTCAGCCGCGCGGGCTTCCGCCTGGAGGGCTTCTCGCCCGCGATGCTGTTCATCGACGGAGCCTGGAGGGACCACGAGCGCTGGGCGATCACCGCTCCGGAGTCCTCGGAGGGGTCGTCGGTGCGGTCGCCGTTCTCGCTGTCGGCGCCGTAG
- a CDS encoding GNAT family N-acetyltransferase codes for MPELRTGRLLLRRWQESDLEPWAAMNADPEVRRYLGELLTREQSDAVVKLMQAEFDARGFGWWALESRETGEFLGRAGLDEVDGSMPFTGVDIGWRLTRSAWGHGYATEAALACRAFGFETLGLSEIIATTTVHNLRSQAVMRRIGMTHDPADDFDDPSVPEGPLRRCVLYRTRREEARALRR; via the coding sequence ATGCCCGAACTCCGTACCGGTCGTCTTCTGCTCCGCCGCTGGCAGGAGTCCGATCTCGAACCATGGGCGGCGATGAACGCGGACCCCGAAGTCCGCCGGTACCTGGGAGAGTTGCTGACCCGGGAGCAGAGCGATGCGGTGGTGAAGCTCATGCAGGCCGAGTTCGACGCGCGCGGTTTCGGTTGGTGGGCGCTGGAATCGCGGGAGACCGGCGAGTTCCTCGGCCGCGCCGGCCTGGACGAGGTGGACGGGAGCATGCCGTTCACGGGCGTGGACATCGGGTGGCGGCTGACCCGTTCGGCGTGGGGCCACGGTTATGCGACCGAGGCCGCCCTGGCCTGCCGGGCCTTCGGCTTCGAGACCCTCGGTCTGTCGGAGATCATCGCGACGACGACGGTCCACAACCTTCGTTCCCAGGCGGTGATGCGCCGGATCGGCATGACGCACGACCCGGCCGACGACTTCGACGACCCGAGCGTGCCCGAGGGGCCACTGCGCCGCTGTGTGCTGTACAGGACGCGCCGCGAAGAGGCTCGCGCCCTGCGCCGCTAG
- a CDS encoding CGNR zinc finger domain-containing protein yields the protein MKRRYRPSRGTGSADVRTQGFQAAQRLIDLANAVRTHPDLPRDVAVPLLASHGESPQDLTETALSDADLRKLRDAALKMTGVLTETGTDRAAAALNATLADHAAAPRLSRHDGHAWHLHVDRHDAGWADWFLASSALALAQILTEHGRATWGECAAPGCRTLYLGTGPGSPRRYCSTTCASRVRVAEHRRRKQA from the coding sequence ATGAAAAGACGTTACCGTCCGAGTCGTGGAACAGGGAGCGCAGACGTGAGAACGCAGGGTTTCCAGGCCGCCCAGCGCCTGATCGACCTCGCCAACGCCGTACGAACCCACCCCGACCTGCCCCGCGACGTGGCGGTGCCGCTCCTGGCGAGCCACGGCGAGAGCCCGCAGGACTTGACCGAGACGGCACTCTCCGACGCGGACCTGCGAAAGCTGAGGGACGCCGCCCTGAAGATGACCGGCGTCCTCACCGAGACCGGCACCGACCGGGCGGCCGCCGCGCTCAACGCGACCCTGGCCGACCATGCCGCCGCCCCCCGGCTGTCCCGGCACGACGGCCATGCCTGGCACCTGCACGTCGACCGTCACGACGCCGGATGGGCCGACTGGTTCCTGGCCTCCAGCGCCCTCGCCCTCGCCCAGATCCTCACCGAGCACGGCCGCGCCACCTGGGGCGAATGCGCGGCCCCAGGCTGCCGCACGCTCTACCTCGGCACCGGCCCCGGCAGCCCCCGCCGCTACTGCTCCACCACCTGCGCCTCACGCGTCCGCGTCGCCGAACACCGCCGCCGCAAGCAGGCCTGA
- a CDS encoding MFS transporter has translation MQQRSRERWGVPRYLVTAFFARLADEGTAVAVVMLAVARTGSAAQGAFVLTAWTAPHVLAAPLAGAMAERARRPRLFYCGALGGFALAIAALSLSAGRLPLALVLVVAAAGGCCGPVVSGGLSSLVARLLPAGGERDRAYSWDAVVYNAAAVAGPGTAGVLASAVSPAAAMLVLSAAAACACALTALLPLRPGAEDAPVPPTRLHRDLADGLRTVWREPELRAITAATCLAFTGVGALTTTGVLLAAHLGSAGAGGLLMTAFAAGALAGTLGLARLRPTVAPQRLAVVGLLGTAAGLAAAAGAPSLPVAAVCFTVAGAFDGLVLTVTLRLRADHSPARWRTQVFTIGAGLKMSAAAAGAALAGAATAGTARGYLTGIALVQAAAALLYLLTGRDAHRGSSREVSGGRSGRGAGRSRPSVRPRW, from the coding sequence ATGCAGCAACGATCGCGTGAACGGTGGGGAGTGCCGCGCTACCTGGTGACCGCGTTCTTCGCGCGGCTGGCCGACGAGGGCACGGCCGTGGCCGTGGTCATGCTGGCCGTGGCCCGCACGGGCAGCGCGGCTCAGGGGGCGTTCGTCCTGACGGCCTGGACGGCCCCTCATGTCCTCGCGGCTCCCCTGGCGGGCGCCATGGCGGAACGCGCACGTCGGCCCCGGCTCTTCTACTGCGGTGCGCTCGGCGGCTTCGCCCTGGCGATCGCGGCGTTGTCCTTAAGCGCCGGACGACTCCCCCTCGCCCTGGTCCTCGTCGTCGCGGCGGCCGGGGGCTGTTGCGGGCCGGTCGTCTCCGGCGGGCTCTCCAGTCTCGTAGCGCGGCTGCTGCCGGCCGGCGGGGAGCGGGACCGCGCCTACTCCTGGGACGCCGTGGTCTACAACGCCGCCGCCGTCGCCGGCCCCGGCACCGCCGGGGTCCTCGCCTCGGCCGTCTCCCCGGCGGCGGCGATGCTCGTCCTGTCGGCGGCTGCGGCATGCGCCTGCGCCCTGACGGCACTGCTCCCGCTGCGCCCCGGCGCCGAGGACGCGCCGGTGCCGCCGACACGACTTCACCGGGATCTGGCCGACGGCCTGAGGACGGTGTGGCGGGAACCCGAACTGCGCGCCATCACCGCTGCCACCTGCCTGGCCTTCACCGGTGTCGGCGCCCTGACCACGACCGGCGTCCTGCTCGCCGCCCATCTGGGCAGCGCGGGGGCCGGCGGTCTGCTGATGACCGCGTTCGCGGCCGGCGCCCTGGCCGGGACGCTCGGCCTCGCCCGGCTGCGCCCCACCGTCGCACCGCAGCGACTGGCCGTCGTCGGACTGCTCGGTACGGCCGCCGGGCTCGCCGCCGCGGCCGGCGCCCCCTCCCTCCCCGTGGCGGCGGTCTGCTTCACCGTGGCCGGCGCGTTCGACGGGCTTGTCCTGACCGTGACCCTCCGCCTCCGCGCCGACCATTCCCCCGCCCGATGGCGTACGCAGGTGTTCACCATCGGGGCCGGGCTGAAGATGTCCGCCGCCGCTGCCGGTGCCGCTCTCGCCGGAGCGGCCACGGCCGGCACCGCACGCGGGTACCTGACCGGCATCGCGCTCGTGCAGGCGGCGGCAGCCCTGCTCTACCTCCTGACCGGACGCGACGCCCACCGAGGCAGCTCGCGTGAGGTCAGCGGCGGGCGGTCCGGACGCGGGGCGGGCAGGTCTCGCCCTTCCGTACGACCCCGATGGTGA
- a CDS encoding LapA family protein: MSPKDTAGGSRTGGTSRFSGAFTPGRIAMTVVAVLTLVFIFENTREVRIRILIPEVSMPLYLALLATAVLGAGCGYYAAARRQK; this comes from the coding sequence ATGAGTCCCAAGGACACGGCAGGGGGGTCCCGCACCGGCGGTACGTCCCGGTTCAGCGGAGCCTTCACCCCGGGCCGGATCGCGATGACGGTGGTCGCGGTCCTCACGCTGGTCTTCATCTTCGAGAACACCCGGGAGGTCAGGATCCGGATCCTGATTCCCGAGGTGTCCATGCCGCTCTACCTGGCTCTCCTCGCGACCGCCGTCCTCGGCGCCGGCTGCGGCTACTACGCCGCGGCCCGGAGGCAGAAGTGA
- a CDS encoding GntR family transcriptional regulator, with protein MAVSGQRRRPVVALYERIADAVHDGTYPPGSTLPSEPKLAAELGVSRPALREALLLLQEDGLLTVRRGVGRTVNDRPPRRGFEHVQPLEELIGAGGPLRVRALLRTVEEPTDFTTQHLLAPARAELRFWESVLTGEGTAAALSHEWAAADDVLDRVHPQFARALRATEAASSSMLAVLLGASRETALSAHSGITATLLGRRRGDQLGRPADTPAVLVTQVVRVGETPVLAAKHMLPTGTPALPVLQSH; from the coding sequence GTGGCGGTCAGCGGACAGCGGCGTCGACCGGTCGTGGCGCTGTACGAGCGGATCGCGGACGCCGTCCACGACGGCACCTACCCGCCGGGCTCGACACTCCCCTCCGAACCGAAGCTCGCCGCCGAACTGGGCGTGAGCCGGCCGGCCCTGCGCGAGGCGCTGCTGCTGCTCCAGGAGGACGGGCTGCTGACCGTGCGCCGCGGGGTCGGCCGGACCGTCAACGACCGTCCGCCGCGCCGGGGTTTCGAGCACGTCCAGCCACTGGAGGAGCTGATCGGCGCGGGGGGTCCGCTGCGCGTGCGGGCGCTGCTGAGGACGGTGGAGGAGCCCACCGACTTCACGACGCAGCACCTGCTCGCCCCGGCCCGTGCCGAGCTGCGGTTCTGGGAGTCCGTGCTGACCGGGGAGGGTACGGCGGCGGCCCTGAGCCACGAGTGGGCGGCCGCCGACGACGTGCTCGACCGGGTGCACCCCCAGTTCGCCCGCGCGCTGCGCGCCACGGAAGCGGCATCCTCCTCGATGCTCGCGGTCCTCCTCGGCGCCTCGCGCGAGACCGCGCTGAGCGCGCACAGCGGCATCACGGCGACGCTGCTCGGACGGCGGCGCGGGGACCAGCTGGGCCGCCCGGCGGACACCCCGGCCGTCCTGGTCACGCAGGTCGTACGGGTCGGGGAGACCCCGGTCCTGGCCGCCAAGCACATGCTGCCGACGGGCACCCCCGCCCTGCCGGTGCTCCAGTCGCACTGA